A stretch of Sulfuricurvum sp. DNA encodes these proteins:
- the waaA gene encoding lipid IV(A) 3-deoxy-D-manno-octulosonic acid transferase, whose product MFTLFYTLLSATLFTVALPFILILSFKKKYRSSIPSRFFLWNNHCFDPSDIWFHVCSLGEAKAIAPIVERLSGFKIAISVITHTGYEAASKYSAQVRYLPYEPWLWFWMGRPKTVVILEAEFWYLLFRIAHARGARVIALNARISDRSFPKYYKMRWFYQRLFRYCDLILCQSSEDMARFIALGAHNVEVVGNIKLAQKIEATKTYSKPDGVVIIAGSTHEGEEEGILRGFMEYQRENPNTRLIIVPRHPERFTKVATLITQTAPQMSFARWSETQSLMSNIILIDAMGELNNLYAISDIAILGGAFAPIGGHNPLEPARFGCKIISGKNMFLQRELFKYVSHVQFVELDEVAEALKIAETLPPSEVNATIDLERVMECLRPL is encoded by the coding sequence GTGTTTACCCTCTTTTATACACTTCTCTCTGCTACCCTTTTTACGGTGGCACTCCCTTTTATACTGATTCTCTCTTTCAAAAAAAAGTACCGTTCCTCCATCCCATCCCGTTTTTTTCTTTGGAATAATCATTGTTTTGACCCTAGTGATATTTGGTTTCATGTCTGCTCATTGGGAGAAGCCAAAGCGATAGCACCGATAGTAGAGCGATTATCGGGATTTAAAATCGCGATTAGTGTCATTACCCATACGGGATATGAAGCAGCATCCAAATATAGCGCGCAAGTGCGCTATCTCCCCTATGAGCCGTGGTTATGGTTTTGGATGGGTCGACCTAAAACCGTAGTGATATTAGAGGCTGAATTTTGGTATCTGTTATTTCGGATTGCCCATGCGCGAGGTGCACGAGTTATTGCCCTAAATGCCCGTATCAGTGATCGAAGTTTTCCGAAATATTACAAGATGCGATGGTTTTATCAACGTCTTTTTCGTTATTGTGATTTGATTTTGTGTCAAAGCAGTGAAGATATGGCGAGATTTATCGCATTGGGTGCACACAACGTCGAAGTGGTTGGAAATATTAAACTTGCCCAAAAAATCGAAGCAACCAAAACCTATTCTAAACCCGATGGTGTTGTGATTATCGCGGGGAGTACCCATGAGGGGGAAGAGGAGGGGATACTTCGTGGATTTATGGAGTATCAAAGAGAAAATCCCAACACGAGACTGATTATAGTCCCCCGCCATCCTGAACGATTCACAAAAGTTGCAACATTGATTACCCAAACAGCACCGCAGATGAGCTTCGCACGGTGGAGTGAAACCCAATCACTGATGAGTAACATCATCCTCATTGATGCGATGGGAGAGCTAAATAACCTCTATGCTATCAGTGACATTGCGATTTTGGGGGGAGCGTTTGCACCTATCGGCGGGCATAATCCCCTTGAGCCCGCGAGATTTGGATGCAAAATTATCAGCGGTAAAAATATGTTTTTACAACGTGAACTTTTTAAATACGTTTCGCACGTTCAGTTTGTCGAATTGGATGAGGTTGCAGAAGCTCTTAAGATTGCCGAAACATTACCCCCCTCAGAGGTCAATGCAACGATTGATTTAGAGCGAGTCATGGAGTGTCTACGACCCCTATAG
- a CDS encoding zinc ribbon domain-containing protein, with translation MNKHLEQLIDLSLIDKEIDAFEPQIEEANLQYDALLATKNAVVNEIATLSNEIKDEQIKKQKNELHLAELSAKLEDNSRKSAEIKTEREMKSLQLEEEIAKEQVSFANEEIARLEKLIDHKKGKIEELEAKAGEIETNLTGVKADVDQKLAHIDEARKIVFAKKEILVGAMNQKGLSFYQKIRRWAKNTTAVPVRNQACMGCYMAISDKVYSEVIKGEEIVTCPHCGRLLYLEPSDMSA, from the coding sequence ATGAACAAACATTTAGAGCAGTTAATCGACCTATCGTTAATTGACAAAGAGATCGATGCGTTTGAACCCCAAATTGAAGAGGCAAACCTTCAGTACGATGCGCTTTTGGCAACTAAAAATGCTGTTGTCAACGAGATAGCAACCCTCTCTAACGAGATTAAAGATGAGCAAATCAAAAAGCAAAAAAATGAGCTTCATTTGGCAGAACTCTCTGCAAAGCTTGAAGACAACAGCAGAAAAAGTGCTGAAATCAAAACAGAACGTGAGATGAAATCACTTCAACTCGAAGAAGAGATTGCAAAAGAGCAAGTGAGTTTTGCGAACGAAGAGATTGCTCGTTTGGAAAAATTGATCGATCATAAAAAAGGAAAAATCGAAGAGCTCGAAGCAAAAGCGGGTGAAATCGAAACAAACCTAACAGGTGTAAAAGCAGATGTTGATCAAAAATTGGCACACATCGATGAAGCACGCAAAATCGTTTTCGCTAAAAAAGAGATTCTTGTAGGGGCGATGAACCAAAAAGGTCTCTCATTCTACCAAAAAATTCGTCGTTGGGCGAAAAATACGACAGCCGTTCCGGTTCGTAACCAAGCATGTATGGGTTGTTATATGGCAATCAGCGATAAAGTATACAGCGAAGTAATCAAAGGTGAAGAGATCGTAACCTGCCCACATTGCGGACGTTTATTGTATCTTGAGCCGAGTGATATGAGCGCGTAA
- a CDS encoding Nif3-like dinuclear metal center hexameric protein: MTVREIYTFLDELSPFALQEGWDNSGLLVGDFSQEITTVVLSIDIDEALIESIPDNALLITHHPIIFGGLKQLQFNQYPAKLLAPMIRKNISNIAMHTNFDQTHLNEYVASTVLGYEVIAKEGFIAYLGVDEPFDTFALKIKRALGLSHIRSVQCHEDIRTCALVTGSGASLMRNIEAECFLTGDIKYHDAMEAKALGLSMIDIGHYESECYFGEILAGHLEKLGLSVIISPSKNPFTYH, from the coding sequence ATGACGGTACGTGAAATTTATACCTTTTTAGATGAACTTTCCCCTTTTGCACTCCAAGAAGGGTGGGATAATTCAGGGTTATTGGTCGGGGATTTTTCACAAGAGATTACGACGGTAGTCCTCTCCATAGATATTGATGAAGCGTTGATTGAAAGTATCCCCGATAATGCCCTCCTTATTACCCACCATCCGATTATCTTCGGAGGACTCAAACAGTTACAGTTTAACCAATACCCGGCGAAACTTCTCGCCCCTATGATCCGTAAAAATATCTCCAACATCGCCATGCATACCAACTTCGATCAAACTCATCTGAATGAGTATGTAGCGAGTACAGTGCTAGGGTATGAGGTGATTGCCAAAGAGGGATTTATTGCCTATTTGGGAGTGGATGAACCGTTTGATACCTTTGCTTTAAAAATCAAGAGGGCATTAGGGCTGAGTCATATCCGCAGTGTTCAATGCCATGAGGATATCCGAACGTGTGCATTGGTGACCGGTTCTGGTGCATCACTTATGCGTAATATCGAAGCCGAATGTTTTTTGACAGGGGATATAAAATATCACGATGCGATGGAGGCAAAAGCGCTCGGATTATCGATGATTGACATCGGACATTATGAAAGTGAGTGCTATTTTGGAGAGATATTAGCGGGGCACTTGGAAAAATTAGGTTTGAGTGTTATAATTTCACCATCAAAAAACCCCTTCACTTACCATTGA
- a CDS encoding NYN domain-containing protein, with translation MNQNQARLAVLIDADNSQPSIIAGLLDEIASHGIASVKRIYGDWTDTKLKSWKNELLEHGLHPMQQFAYTTGKNATDSAMIIDAMDLLYTKNFDGFCIVSSDSDFTRLASRIRESGVKVYGFGEQKTPKSFIGACDKFIYTENLRRSNSTIVIAPKLKHDEKALLALVKNAVEDTTNEAGWSYLGAIGQNLINKSPEFDPRSFGYKKLVDLIEGLGVFEFKYSDPLSGSQSIHVRLKRHKRSYEK, from the coding sequence GTGAACCAAAACCAAGCCCGTTTGGCGGTACTGATCGATGCAGACAATTCACAACCCTCTATTATCGCAGGATTACTCGATGAGATAGCCTCTCACGGTATCGCGAGTGTCAAACGGATTTATGGGGATTGGACCGATACAAAACTCAAAAGCTGGAAAAATGAGTTGCTCGAACACGGACTTCATCCGATGCAGCAGTTTGCTTACACTACGGGGAAAAATGCAACCGACAGTGCCATGATTATCGATGCTATGGATTTACTCTATACGAAAAACTTTGACGGTTTTTGCATCGTCTCCAGTGATAGTGATTTTACACGACTTGCAAGCCGTATTCGTGAATCGGGGGTAAAAGTGTATGGTTTTGGGGAACAAAAAACACCCAAATCGTTTATCGGAGCGTGTGATAAATTTATCTACACCGAAAACCTGCGACGCTCCAACAGCACTATTGTTATTGCTCCTAAACTAAAACACGATGAAAAAGCACTGTTAGCACTTGTCAAAAATGCCGTGGAGGATACGACAAATGAAGCGGGATGGTCTTATCTGGGAGCAATCGGTCAAAATCTGATTAACAAATCGCCGGAGTTTGACCCGCGCAGTTTCGGATACAAAAAGTTAGTGGATTTGATCGAGGGATTGGGTGTCTTTGAATTTAAATATTCAGATCCCCTCTCAGGTTCTCAATCCATACATGTTCGGCTGAAACGGCATAAAAGGAGTTACGAAAAATGA
- a CDS encoding tetratricopeptide repeat protein → MSTFSIIMFALTAFFAYQIYRHIQTLEDKIEPKNSVDTVPKPPHELNRADALIEEADEAYSEGDLERAQDKLNRANTQFPNNTEILNKLGFINGKLGNFDKAIDLYKRSIELDATDDLTHLALGSIYKSQGDFDKAQEHYEKALAIDTQYAITYYNYGNLFNDKGELAKAEEMYSKALALQDDFIEAREALAELKESK, encoded by the coding sequence ATGAGCACATTTTCAATTATTATGTTTGCACTTACTGCATTTTTTGCCTATCAGATATATCGTCACATCCAAACACTCGAAGATAAGATTGAGCCAAAGAATAGTGTTGATACCGTGCCAAAGCCTCCCCATGAGTTGAATCGAGCCGATGCGTTGATTGAAGAAGCGGATGAGGCTTACAGTGAGGGGGATTTAGAACGGGCACAGGATAAACTAAATCGAGCCAATACACAATTCCCCAACAATACCGAAATCCTCAATAAACTGGGATTTATTAACGGTAAACTGGGAAATTTTGATAAAGCTATTGATTTATATAAACGCTCCATCGAGCTCGATGCTACCGATGATTTGACCCATCTTGCTCTAGGTTCGATATACAAAAGTCAAGGTGATTTTGATAAAGCGCAAGAACATTACGAAAAAGCACTGGCGATTGATACGCAATACGCAATAACCTATTACAACTACGGTAACCTTTTTAACGATAAAGGTGAGCTTGCAAAAGCCGAAGAGATGTATTCAAAAGCACTTGCCTTGCAAGACGATTTTATCGAAGCACGCGAAGCATTAGCAGAGTTAAAGGAATCCAAGTGA